One genomic region from Marinomonas maritima encodes:
- the rsgA gene encoding ribosome small subunit-dependent GTPase A, producing MNISTLQPLGWNHFFLQQTDTQTFEKLQSNELLIFRISAIHRSVIKGLGSNWPEGEVELLCPECFQPVSDFFCVGDWVITERTNEHFRILKVLEAKNQLERLSNHKRQLMAANLDYLFIVTSANSDFNIKRLERYLAMAYECQIEPVIVLNKIDLTDDVDGFLDQIRSLSVHNLAGVSVLKPDSLSSLSHFLIPTATIAMVGSSGVGKSSLVNALFTHAQKKQSDIQSVSEIREDDDKGKHTTTSRQLIINEQGVLFIDTPGIRELKLLNAQEGIEQTFDDIIRLAKECKFTNCTHQTEPSCQVLQALESGILPLYHWQNYQKLLKEDAYNARSAQGAYAQKQHQKTFSKKVFREQMKHRENKGNNK from the coding sequence TTGAATATTTCTACATTACAGCCTTTAGGTTGGAATCACTTCTTTTTGCAACAGACAGACACGCAAACATTTGAAAAACTACAATCAAATGAATTATTGATCTTTCGTATCAGTGCCATACATCGATCAGTGATCAAAGGATTAGGCAGCAATTGGCCTGAAGGAGAAGTCGAGCTACTCTGCCCAGAGTGTTTTCAGCCTGTGAGCGATTTTTTTTGCGTGGGTGATTGGGTTATTACTGAGCGTACTAACGAGCACTTTCGTATTCTTAAAGTACTTGAGGCCAAGAACCAGTTAGAGCGCTTAAGTAACCATAAACGTCAGCTGATGGCAGCCAATTTGGATTATCTGTTCATCGTCACCAGTGCAAACAGCGACTTTAATATTAAGCGATTAGAGCGCTATCTTGCCATGGCTTACGAATGTCAGATAGAACCTGTTATTGTGCTTAATAAGATCGATTTGACGGACGATGTTGACGGTTTTCTAGATCAAATCCGTTCTTTATCCGTGCATAACCTTGCGGGGGTTTCGGTGTTAAAGCCAGACTCACTATCATCGCTTTCTCATTTTCTGATACCCACGGCCACTATCGCGATGGTTGGGTCTTCTGGTGTAGGAAAGTCTTCTTTAGTCAACGCACTTTTCACTCATGCTCAGAAAAAACAAAGCGATATTCAATCTGTTAGTGAAATACGTGAAGACGACGATAAAGGGAAACACACAACCACCTCAAGACAGTTGATAATCAACGAACAAGGCGTTCTTTTTATTGATACTCCCGGCATTCGTGAGTTGAAATTACTCAATGCACAAGAAGGCATAGAGCAAACTTTTGACGACATTATTCGGCTAGCCAAGGAATGTAAGTTTACGAACTGCACCCATCAAACCGAACCTAGTTGTCAAGTATTACAAGCCTTAGAAAGTGGTATATTGCCCTTATATCATTGGCAGAATTACCAAAAACTGCTCAAAGAAGACGCCTATAATGCTCGCTCAGCACAGGGGGCATACGCACAAAAACAACACCAGAAAACGTTCAGTAAAAAAGTATTTCGTGAACAAATGAAGCACCGGGAAAACAAGGGGAATAATAAATAA
- a CDS encoding putative bifunctional diguanylate cyclase/phosphodiesterase yields MPPLLELQRDKLLRLRLILVCLAVALFVSTIYVVVSYRLSSQLGIDSEAVSLHRQAMLFHAELVEADNEATQRLQHLIELTYLNDHVRTELLYVEAHGDELDWSLNHNMTFSQITIIKEKIHTKVSQNKPSSPMSMVNGLEKIDGKRFLWQVVEGLDYKIVMIEAASSVDTALDLIAKRLSLTSFIVFWMAVWLAITLSSWMAKRVQSKNDALERLATYDSLTGLPNRLYLINMMQNIMPETPSEYEKTNETLLETPTRGCLFVIDLDKFKEVNDTFGHSSGDVLLRAVSQKLALALNPTQTVMRIGGDEFIIWAPDLEIEEAHKLAQKLIDVCNEPIMIHKLSINTGASIGLAYYPSHAKDAESLMVCADIAMYEAKQKRSGWSIFSERNTQLGHQRLRLRADLESALSERQIKFHYQPKVELNSGDIIGVEALARWYHPTDGILAPVHFIDLIEQSGRIQEFGRYVIQSAIQQLALWKTQGLSTPIAINLSPYNLLDPDLLEFTLALLKQYSIDTKQLEIELIESSTSINIDYIASRLDDFKQAGITLAIDDFGTGMSSLSYISNIKVNNIKIDRSFICDIEDGANKKAIVCAAITLATSFNCNAIAEGIETKTQADTLIKMGCLYGQGYYYAKPMPTDEIEALLLSYASLPI; encoded by the coding sequence ATGCCGCCACTGTTAGAGCTACAGAGAGACAAGCTATTGCGTTTAAGGTTGATTCTTGTCTGCCTTGCCGTAGCTTTGTTTGTGTCTACGATTTATGTGGTTGTGTCTTATCGTCTGTCTTCTCAGCTGGGTATAGACTCAGAAGCCGTTTCCCTTCATCGACAAGCTATGTTGTTTCATGCCGAGCTTGTCGAAGCAGACAATGAAGCGACACAACGTCTACAGCACCTTATTGAACTTACCTATTTAAATGACCATGTCCGCACAGAGCTATTGTATGTTGAAGCTCATGGGGATGAACTTGACTGGTCGCTTAATCATAATATGACCTTTTCTCAAATAACGATTATTAAAGAAAAAATACACACAAAGGTAAGTCAAAACAAACCATCATCACCTATGTCTATGGTGAACGGCCTTGAAAAAATTGATGGGAAACGCTTTCTTTGGCAAGTAGTAGAAGGGCTAGATTACAAAATTGTCATGATAGAAGCGGCAAGTAGCGTTGATACAGCTCTTGACCTTATTGCTAAACGTTTATCGTTAACCTCATTCATTGTTTTTTGGATGGCAGTTTGGCTCGCTATTACGCTGTCATCGTGGATGGCTAAGCGGGTTCAAAGTAAAAATGACGCACTTGAAAGACTCGCGACGTATGATTCACTGACCGGCCTACCGAACAGACTGTATTTGATCAATATGATGCAAAACATCATGCCCGAAACACCATCGGAGTATGAAAAAACGAATGAAACACTTTTAGAAACACCTACTAGAGGCTGCTTGTTTGTAATAGATCTCGATAAATTTAAAGAAGTAAATGATACTTTTGGCCACTCTTCAGGTGATGTATTACTCAGAGCAGTCTCCCAAAAGCTTGCTTTAGCCCTTAATCCGACACAAACAGTCATGCGTATTGGTGGTGATGAATTTATTATTTGGGCACCTGATTTAGAGATAGAAGAGGCTCATAAACTCGCTCAGAAATTAATAGACGTCTGTAATGAGCCTATTATGATCCATAAACTGTCGATTAACACTGGTGCCAGTATTGGCCTTGCGTACTACCCAAGTCATGCAAAAGACGCTGAATCATTGATGGTGTGTGCAGACATTGCCATGTATGAAGCCAAGCAAAAACGCAGTGGCTGGAGCATATTCAGTGAACGAAACACACAACTCGGCCACCAACGATTACGGCTACGTGCAGACCTAGAAAGCGCACTATCAGAACGGCAAATTAAATTCCATTACCAGCCTAAAGTTGAATTAAACAGCGGGGATATCATTGGCGTTGAGGCGTTAGCGCGTTGGTATCATCCGACAGATGGAATTCTTGCGCCTGTGCATTTTATAGATTTGATTGAGCAAAGTGGTCGTATTCAGGAGTTTGGACGCTATGTGATTCAAAGCGCGATTCAACAATTAGCACTATGGAAAACACAGGGGTTATCGACACCCATCGCTATTAACTTATCGCCTTATAACCTGCTTGATCCCGATTTATTAGAGTTCACCTTGGCGCTACTAAAACAGTATTCAATCGATACAAAACAGTTAGAAATAGAACTCATTGAATCGTCGACAAGCATCAATATCGACTATATAGCTAGTCGCCTAGATGACTTTAAACAAGCAGGTATTACTCTGGCTATCGATGATTTTGGAACAGGAATGAGCTCTTTGTCTTACATTAGTAATATCAAAGTGAATAACATCAAAATAGATCGATCTTTCATCTGTGATATTGAAGACGGCGCCAATAAAAAAGCCATCGTTTGCGCGGCAATTACCTTGGCGACCTCCTTCAATTGCAATGCTATTGCAGAAGGTATTGAAACAAAAACTCAAGCAGATACTCTCATCAAAATGGGTTGCCTTTATGGCCAAGGTTATTATTACGCTAAACCAATGCCTACGGATGAGATAGAAGCCTTGTTATTGAGCTACGCTTCTTTGCCGATTTAA
- a CDS encoding YgaP family membrane protein, with translation MMKKNLHPIDRIARGVIGIVIIGFLLLNNGYLQEPILEILLATFGVLNLISLISGWCPVYHLAGISSAKNK, from the coding sequence ATGATGAAGAAGAACCTACACCCTATCGATCGCATAGCAAGAGGCGTGATAGGAATCGTTATTATTGGTTTTTTACTATTAAATAACGGTTATCTTCAAGAGCCTATATTAGAAATATTATTAGCCACCTTTGGGGTGCTTAATTTGATTTCTCTCATTTCTGGATGGTGTCCTGTTTATCATTTAGCTGGCATTAGTAGCGCTAAAAATAAGTAA
- a CDS encoding GGDEF domain-containing protein: MQFFSEYVKTQDSILNELKQLEETVREPISTSLWQYNENQLNVLIAGLVKMPIIEGVEVFDKDAQAMFSKKSYNSGSAPLSLFDTTSDLNWTLNGESVFLGTLVLYSSSEVVLDRVLFGFTLIAITAIIKLSILFWLFVWAFDRYLASPLKELMTQVNEVQMSPNMSKRINLSNIENNEISQLQEHMNTMLSTLEMDREQLLENEQAKRNWLEDAVAKRTEDLQVLNKKLEELATRDSLTGILNRGSFFEMAQHLLILSQRQKSPASFLLIDLDNFKRVNDTYGHFVGDKVLIHFTQTIQKSLRKSDLIGRVGGEEFAIFLPDTGNDDAFQLAEKLRKIISHSVLEVDGNVVAYTVSLGVESSEPKDHLIDELFKRADLKLYGAKDKGRDRVEK; this comes from the coding sequence ATGCAGTTCTTCAGCGAATATGTGAAAACACAGGACTCAATACTTAATGAATTGAAACAGTTGGAAGAAACCGTCCGTGAGCCTATTTCTACCAGCTTATGGCAATACAACGAAAATCAATTGAATGTGCTCATTGCCGGATTGGTTAAAATGCCCATTATCGAAGGTGTCGAGGTTTTCGATAAAGATGCCCAAGCCATGTTTTCTAAAAAATCCTACAACTCGGGCTCAGCCCCATTGTCTCTTTTCGATACGACGTCAGATTTAAATTGGACACTTAATGGAGAAAGCGTCTTTCTTGGAACACTTGTGCTTTATTCATCGTCCGAAGTCGTTTTAGATCGAGTTTTATTTGGTTTTACTCTGATTGCCATTACAGCAATCATCAAGTTATCTATTTTGTTTTGGCTGTTTGTCTGGGCATTTGATCGTTATTTGGCAAGCCCTTTGAAGGAGCTAATGACTCAAGTGAATGAAGTTCAAATGAGTCCTAATATGAGTAAGCGGATTAATCTGTCAAACATTGAAAATAACGAGATCAGTCAGCTTCAAGAACACATGAATACGATGTTATCCACTCTAGAGATGGACCGAGAACAGCTATTAGAGAATGAGCAAGCTAAGCGAAATTGGTTAGAGGATGCCGTTGCTAAGCGTACAGAAGACTTGCAGGTTTTGAATAAAAAATTGGAAGAACTGGCCACAAGAGATTCTTTGACAGGCATACTGAATCGGGGCAGTTTCTTTGAAATGGCGCAACATTTACTGATTCTGTCACAGCGTCAAAAATCGCCAGCATCCTTTTTGTTGATCGATTTAGATAATTTCAAAAGGGTCAACGACACTTATGGTCATTTTGTTGGTGACAAAGTACTTATCCATTTCACGCAGACCATTCAGAAGTCTTTAAGAAAATCTGATCTCATTGGCAGAGTTGGTGGAGAAGAGTTTGCCATATTTCTCCCTGATACAGGCAATGATGATGCTTTCCAACTTGCCGAAAAACTACGAAAAATCATTAGCCATTCTGTGTTGGAAGTGGATGGTAACGTCGTGGCTTATACAGTGAGCCTTGGCGTTGAGTCATCCGAGCCAAAAGACCATTTAATTGATGAGTTATTTAAACGCGCCGATTTGAAGTTGTATGGTGCCAAAGATAAGGGTCGTGATCGTGTTGAGAAATAA